From a region of the Takifugu flavidus isolate HTHZ2018 chromosome 20, ASM371156v2, whole genome shotgun sequence genome:
- the ccnb1 gene encoding G2/mitotic-specific cyclin-B1 — MALRVTRNRLASTRTDLGGKACTGKGPALNPRAALGEIGNIAANKEPLKKTVKAEAVKKTKVPAKVEKAVTVANPPRNVAPVKPEPVPQVQVLPEPASPTPMETSGCEPADLCQAFSDVILGTAIRDVDADDYDNPMLCSEYVKDIYKYLRQLEVEQNVRSAYLNGQEVTGNMRAILIDWLVQVNLKFRLLQETMYMTVGIIDRFLQDHPVPKKQLQLVGVTAMFLASKYEEMYPPEISDFAYVTDSAYTTAQIRDMEMTILRVLKFKLGRPLPLQFLRRASKIYEVTAEQHTLAKYLLELTMVDYEMVHLPPSIVASAALALTMKILEVGEWDATLQHYMDYTVESLTPVMAHIAKNIIKVNEGQTKHMAVKGKYSTSKQMRIAGIPQLRSSVVKDLAKLAH, encoded by the exons ATGGCTCTCCGCGTTACAAGA AACCGCCTGGCTTCCACCAGGACCGACCTGGGGGGAAAGGCCTGCACGGGAAAGGGGCCTGCTCTCAATCCTCGAGCAGCCCTCGGAGAAATCGGAAATATTGCTGCGAACAAAGAACCGCTGAAGAAG ACTGTCAAGGCAGAGGCCGTCAAGAAAACCAAAGTCCCCGCTAAAGTTGAAAAGGCGGTGACTGTTGCAAACCCACCGCGAAATGTTGCTCCTGTCAAACCAGAGCCCGTGCCTCAGGTGCAG GTTCTTCCTGAACCAGCATCTCCCACTCCGATGGAGACCTCGGGCTGTGAGCcagcagacctctgccaagcatTTTCAGATGTCATTCTTGGCACTGCGATCAGGGATGTGGATGCGGATGACTATGACAACCCTATGCTCTGCAGTGAATATGTAAAAGACATCTACAAGTACCTCCGGCAACTTGAG GTGGAACAGAACGTGAGATCCGCTTATCTGAATGGGCAGGAAGTGACTGGTAACATGCGAGCAATTCTCATTGACTGGTTGGTGCAAGTGAACCTAAAGTTCCGCCTGCTTCAGGAGACGATGTACATGACTGTGGGAATAATTGACCGCTTCCTTCAG GACCACCCTGTCCcaaagaagcagctgcagcttgttGGTGTCACAGCAATGTTTCTTGCATCCAAATATGAGGAGATGTATCCTCCTGAAATCTCAGACTTTGCTTATGTAACTGACAGCGCCTACACTACTGCACAGATTAGAGACATGGAAATGACCATCCTCAGGGTGCTCAAATTCAAATTGGGTCGCCCCCTTCCTCTACAGTTCCTCCGAAGGGCTTCAAAGATATATGAG GTGACTGCTGAGCAGCACACGCTGGCAAAGTACCTTCTGGAACTTACAATGGTTGACTACGAGATGGTTCACTTGCCTCCTTCTATTGTGGCGAGTGCTGCTTTGGCACTGACGATGAAGATCTTGGAAGTTGGCGAATGG GATGCTACACTGCAGCACTACATGGACTACACTGTGGAGAGTTTGACTCCTGTTATGGCACACATTGCCAAGAATATCATTAAGGTTAACGAAGGGCAGACCAAGCATATG GCTGTTAAAGGAAAGTACTCTACTTCCAAGCAGATGAGGATTGCGGGCATCCCACAGCTGAGGTCTTCAGTGGTGAAAGACTTGGCAAAACTTGCCCACTAA
- the ccdc135 gene encoding dynein regulatory complex subunit 7, with product MCVDHIYIYDGKMEPWAESQSEKPRGESELQEEQRLQQEGPRRISDLLQKLLSEGTTASYNSSSEARMVEIAENFQRQYSHLFPERRPLLMCPENENGIKKFVSTTLRPTAVEHPELYHWKGCASVVADLLSLKPLESPVNLPRQLFAPSTVLQSQSATCFEAATLLCSLLIGADYEAYCVSGYASREMCECDQTEQECPPMDTGEKDMMQEPQQNKYRLKPKKKLQSRYLVQQEMKKKNKESAQKGEEPPVDTLRGLRVHCWVLVFSGSRDIEENFFIDPLSGNSHSTDDEHFLGIESMWDNYNYYVNMQECCKDCSEVKYDLEDLKRWEPVLAGVTCKKKLKDKVLKRKEIRFLGKLNSEQEVELGPKAFQMPKPWSSCISISKKNLEHRYPGGKKVTFYRKAKLERFGLYLQSDGLLTRLTTYKDLSCTEVELVKEWYQGRTDFLDHREFNKILHVTTEHFLPGRSFHLLFHRYSDAEHKMEFNSSARADGLLRRVLTKSDMTEMFEGRFDYLHYRRISFSIPDGLSDVQHIPLKKVEERFHRNPNLPLSDDVAKRVFLMDERKIQLTYHMEYFAAIPSKRVLIKPLPATESRRAEDFTSANIQTLQVDPSVKPPSRIVLYLVLQDLVKGEIAAAEHAKVSRNEFRDILQSREEEEKNLQLIFSPWTYAGAALAHKHQKQKLKTAEQQDWQLEHVDDYLVPHLVNLEFPETLSATDVENLVAKCVQEFKENRKGVANFLKEHHKKLLQELREKQRWYQQNQGLLNKEEVEKFHDYCSDKTLVMKVVQRRLDRYVEETSQKVAAFREQLLKSPWLSLQTLS from the exons ATGTGTGTAGACCATATTTATATTTACGATGGAAAGATGGAGCCATGGGCAGAGTCACAGAGTGAAAAGCCAAGAGGAGAATCAGAACTGCAGGAGGAGCAAAGacttcagcaggagggtcccagGAGGATTTCAGATCTACTGCAGAAGCT ACTCAGTGAAGGCACCACAGCGTCCTACAACTCTTCCTCTGAGGCTCGAATGGTTGAAATTGCCGAAAACTTCCAGCGTCAGTATTCCCACTTATTCCCCGAACGCAGACCACTGCTGATGTGTCCGGAGAATGAAAATGGCATCAAG AAGTTTGTGTCGACCACTCTTCGGCCCACAGCAGTGGAACACCCTGAACTTTACCACTGGAAGGGCTGTGCATCCGTTGTGGCTGACCTTTTGTCCCTGAAGCCTTTGGAGTCCCCTGTGAACCTG CCCCGGCAGCTCTTCGCACCCTCTACGGTGCTGCAGAGTCAAAGTGCCACATGTTTCGAAGCGGCCACGCTGCTGTGCAGCCTGCTGATCGGCGCTGACTACGAGGCCTATTGTGTGAGCGGCTACGCCAGCAGGGAGATGTGTGAGTGCGACCAGACCGAGCAGGAATGCCCCCCAATGGACACTGGAGAAAAG GATATGATGCAGGAGCCACAGCAGAACAAGTACAGACTGAAACcaaagaagaagctgcagagtCGCTATCTtgtgcagcaggaaatgaagaaaaagaacaaagaatcTGCACAG AAAGGTGAAGAGCCACCTGTTGACACCCTGAGAGGTTTGCGGGTCCACTGCTGGGTTCTGGTGTTTTCGGGCAGCAGGGACATTGAGGAAAACTTCTTCATCGACCCTCTGAGTGGGAACAGCCACTCCACCGACGACGAGCACTTCCTGGGCATCGAGAGCATGTGGGACAATTACAACTACTATGTCAACATGCAGGAGTGCTGCAAGGACTGCTCT gaggtgaAGTATGACCTGGAAGATTTGAAGAGGTGGGAACCAGTCTTGGCTGGAGTGACCTGCAAAAAAAAGCTGAAGGATAAAGTGttgaagaggaaggagattcGTTTCTTGGGGAAACTAAACAGTGAACAGGAG GTGGAGCTGGGCCCCAAAGCTTTTCAAATGCCAAAGCCCTGGAGCAGTTGCATCTCAATCTCAAAGAAAA ACCTGGAGCACAGATATCCTGGAGGCAAGAAGGTGACATTCTACAGGAAAGCAAAGCTGGAGAGGTTTGGGCTGTACCTGCAGTCTGATGGGCTGCTCACCCGACTGACAACATACAAAGacctgagct GCACCGAGGTGGAGCTGGTGAAGGAGTGGTATCAAGGCAGAACTGACTTTCTGGACCACAGAGAATTTAACAAGATCCTTCATGTCACCACGGAGCACTTTCTGCCTGGACGGAGTTTCCATCTTTTAT TCCACAGGTATTCCGATGCAGAGCACAAGATGGAGTTTAACAGCAGTGCGCGAGCTGACGGTTTGCTGCGCAGAGTGTTGACAAAAAGTGACATGACAGAGATGTTTGAAGGCCGGTTTGACTACCTCCACTACCGCCGCATCAGCTTTTCCATCCCAGATGGGCTCTCGGATGTGCAACATATTCCTCTGAAG AAAGTGGAGGAGCGTTTCCACAGAAATCCAAACCTTCCACTCAGTGATGATGTGGCCAAGCGGGTGTTTCTTATGGATGAGCGGAAGATCCAGTTGACCTATCACATGGAGTATTTCGCAGCCATCCCCTCAAAGCGTGTGCTAATCAAACCACTGCCGGCAACAGAATCACGGAGGGCGGAGGACTTCACCAGCGCCAACATCCAAACGCTGCAG gtTGACCCTTCTGTAAAGCCCCCCAGTCGAATAGTGCTCTACTTGGTACTACAGGACCTGGTAAAGGGTGAAATCGCAGCAGCCGAACATGCTAAAGTGTCTCGAAATGAG TTCAGAGACATCCTGCagtccagagaggaggaggagaagaaccttCAGCTCATCTTCTCTCCATGGACATACGCAGGAGCTGCTTTGGCCCACAAACACCAGAAACAGAAACtgaag ACCgcagagcagcaggactggCAGTTGGAGCATGTGGATGACTACCTGGTCCCCCACCTGGTGAATCTGGAATTCCCAGAAACTCTGAGCGCCACAGACGTTGAGAATCTCGTTGCTAAATGTGTACAAGAGTTCAAAGAGAATCGAAAGGGAGTTGCCAACTTCCTGAAGGAGCATCATAAGAAG TTGTTACAAGAGCTGCGGGAGAAACAGCGATGGTACCAGCAGAACCAGGGCCTCCTGaacaaagaggaggtggagaagttTCACGATTACTGCTCTGACAAAACTCTTGTCATGAAAGTGGTCCAGAGGCGACTAGACAG GTACGTGGAGGAAACTTCCCAGAAAGTTGCGGCTTTTCGCGAGCAGCTGCTTAAGAGCCCTTGGCTGTCGCTTCAGACCCTCAGCTGA
- the LOC130517396 gene encoding AN1-type zinc finger protein 5-like isoform X2, with amino-acid sequence MAQETNQSPVPMLCATGCGFYGNPRTNGMCSVCHKEHLSRQNNGGVTSLSSMGSSNSPTGEVSAIQRLEATLNTAASAAVSVAEEAADAAAANTVEAFATEALSGVSAAISELSLSYEDTGAVGSSKELLEPGFGCRCGNLFCGIHRYSDKHNCPYDYKTEAADKIRKENPVVVAEKIQRI; translated from the exons ATGGCCCAGGAGACCAATCAGAGCCCAGTTCCTATGCTGTGTGCCACTGGGTGTGGTTTCTACGGTAACCCAAGGACTAACGGCATGTGCTCTGTTTGCCACAAGGAGCACCTGTCGAGGCAGAACAATGGAGGAGTCACATCTCTGAGTTCTATGG GAAGCAGCAATAGTCCCACAGGGGAGGTTTCTGCCATCCAGAGGTTAGAGGCCACCCTAAACACTGCTGCAAGTGCAGCTGTCAGTGTggcagaagaagcagctgatgcTGCCGCCGCCAACACTGTCGAGGCCTTTGCCACAGAGGCTCTGAG TGGTGTTTCAGCAGCCATTTCAGAGCTGAGCCTTTCTTATGAGGACACGGGGGCTGTGGGAAGCAGCAAAGAGCTTTTAGAACCAG GTTTTGGCTGTCGCTGCGGAAATCTTTTCTGTGGAATTCACCGTTACTCCGACAAACATAACTGTCCCTACGATTACAAAACTGAAGCTGCTGACAAGATTCGTAAGGAGAACCCAGTGGTGGTTGCTGAGAAGATCCAGAGAATATGA
- the LOC130517396 gene encoding AN1-type zinc finger protein 5-like isoform X1, giving the protein MAQETNQSPVPMLCATGCGFYGNPRTNGMCSVCHKEHLSRQNNGGVTSLSSMGSSNSPTGEVSAIQRLEATLNTAASAAVSVAEEAADAAAANTVEAFATEALSGVSAAISELSLSYEDTGAVGSSKELLEPALNQSTILTSHSADSENSKAPEPPKLKRNRCFMCRKKVGLTGFGCRCGNLFCGIHRYSDKHNCPYDYKTEAADKIRKENPVVVAEKIQRI; this is encoded by the exons ATGGCCCAGGAGACCAATCAGAGCCCAGTTCCTATGCTGTGTGCCACTGGGTGTGGTTTCTACGGTAACCCAAGGACTAACGGCATGTGCTCTGTTTGCCACAAGGAGCACCTGTCGAGGCAGAACAATGGAGGAGTCACATCTCTGAGTTCTATGG GAAGCAGCAATAGTCCCACAGGGGAGGTTTCTGCCATCCAGAGGTTAGAGGCCACCCTAAACACTGCTGCAAGTGCAGCTGTCAGTGTggcagaagaagcagctgatgcTGCCGCCGCCAACACTGTCGAGGCCTTTGCCACAGAGGCTCTGAG TGGTGTTTCAGCAGCCATTTCAGAGCTGAGCCTTTCTTATGAGGACACGGGGGCTGTGGGAAGCAGCAAAGAGCTTTTAGAACCAG cGCTGAATCAGAGCACAATATTAACCTCACACTCTGCTGACAGTGAGAACTCAAAAGCCCCAGAGCCCCCAAAACTCAAAAGGAATCGCTGTTTTATGTGTCGCAAAAAGGTCGGCCTTACAG GTTTTGGCTGTCGCTGCGGAAATCTTTTCTGTGGAATTCACCGTTACTCCGACAAACATAACTGTCCCTACGATTACAAAACTGAAGCTGCTGACAAGATTCGTAAGGAGAACCCAGTGGTGGTTGCTGAGAAGATCCAGAGAATATGA